A part of Paenibacillus sp. 481 genomic DNA contains:
- the gltB gene encoding glutamate synthase large subunit yields MKLNGLPPKQGLYDPQFEKDACGMGFVAHIKGKKSHDIVQQALTVLVNMEHRGGQGSEPNTGDGAGIMLQIPHRFFVQEMKAQGVDLPAAGRYGVGMLFLSQDDQVRSSHESALCRIIEEEGQSFLGFRTVPTNDEKLGQSAKSVKPYVRQVFIGCSDDVQDELSFERKLYAIRKRIEKAIRYSNDEAAESFYIPSMSCRKIVYKGMLTTEQVGHFYLDLQNESLETAIALIHSRFSTNTFPSWERAHPYRYMIHNGEINTLRGNVNWMHARQTMCESELFGTELDKIKPVIDHDGSDTAMFDNTFEFLYLAGRPLTHVAMMMVPEPWSNHDTMDAARKQFYEYHSCVMEPWDGPAAMAFTDGVQIVATLDRNGLRPSRYYVTKDDHIILSSEAGVLDIAPESILYKDRLRPGRMLVVDTEQGRIIADEEVKQSIAAEHPYGEWLEEHLVDLSDLPDAPEVPEPKHESVQQRQQAFGYTFEELRKVLEPMASSGVEPIGSMGYDAPLAVLSERPQRLYNYFKQLFAQVTNPPIDAIREEIVTATGTTIGPERNLLLPEPESCRHIKLATPFLSNEQFAKLRHIRRPGFKSITLPILFTAADGAEGLRQALHTMCEAADRVISKGHNVIIMSDRGIDAENAAIPALLAVSSLHHHLIKQGTRTKVALLLESGEPREVHHYALLLGYGVNVVNPYLAFESLDDMIRQGLLRGITHEKAVKNYIKAATKGVVKILSKMGISTVQSYRGAQIFEAIGLKSDFIDRYFTWTPSRIGGIGLEEVTRETLIHHERAFSEQEGRDTELDSGGDYQWRKNGEDHLFNPQTIHTLQESCRKGDYKLFKKYTKLVQGEYAQNGTLRSMFELKPAGPAVPLEEVESVESIVRRFKTGAMSFGSISKEAHETLAIAMNRIGGKSNSGEGGEDSGRFFRDSNGDWRRSAIKQVASGRFGVTSNYLVNADEIQIKMAQGAKPGEGGQLPGRKVYPWVAEVRGSTPGVGLISPPPHHDIYSIEDLAELIYDLKNANPQARINVKLVSEVGVGTIAAGVAKGRADVILVSGYDGGTGASPQGSIRHAGLPWELGLAETHQTLILNNLRDRIVLETDGKMMTGRDLAVAALLGAEEYGFSTAPLVVVGCIMMRVCQLDTCPVGVATQNPELRKNFTGDPQHVVNFMLFVAQELRELMAELGFRTLDEMIGRTECLNIKEASDHWKAKHLDLSALLHQPELPEGSSRINVRQQNHGLEETLDMQQLVPLAAPALERQEAVEAVLPICNVNRATGTILGSEVTRRYGAAGLPDDTIRFTFIGSAGQSLGAFVPRGITLMVEGDSNDYVGKGLSGGKIIVTPSTKSTFAAEENIIIGNTAFYGATSGEAYIRGIAGERFAVRNSGVNVVVEGVGDHGCEYMTGGRVLVLGQTGRNFAAGMSGGIAYVLDTDRTFVQRCNLEMVLLEPIEDEQEEAAVKAMIEKHVQYTGSTHGERLLSNWETTLSQLVKVIPKDYKRMLEQIATMQNKGLSGEAALLAAFEANMRELSRVGGN; encoded by the coding sequence ATGAAACTTAACGGCTTACCTCCAAAACAAGGTTTATACGATCCTCAGTTTGAGAAAGACGCTTGTGGTATGGGCTTTGTTGCTCATATTAAAGGAAAGAAGTCCCATGACATCGTTCAGCAAGCATTGACTGTACTCGTCAATATGGAGCATCGCGGCGGTCAAGGAAGCGAGCCTAATACAGGTGATGGAGCTGGCATTATGCTGCAAATTCCACACCGCTTTTTTGTACAGGAGATGAAAGCGCAAGGTGTTGATCTACCTGCTGCAGGTCGTTATGGTGTCGGGATGCTATTCCTGTCCCAAGACGATCAAGTGCGGTCAAGTCATGAGTCAGCGCTTTGCCGCATTATCGAAGAAGAGGGGCAAAGCTTTCTCGGCTTCCGTACGGTGCCGACGAACGATGAGAAACTCGGTCAATCGGCGAAGTCGGTTAAACCTTACGTGCGCCAAGTATTTATCGGGTGTAGCGACGACGTTCAAGATGAGTTGTCGTTTGAGCGTAAATTGTATGCCATTCGCAAACGGATCGAAAAAGCGATTCGCTATTCGAATGACGAAGCGGCGGAATCTTTTTACATCCCAAGTATGTCGTGTCGTAAAATTGTATATAAAGGCATGTTAACGACAGAACAAGTAGGCCACTTCTACTTGGATTTGCAGAACGAGTCGTTAGAAACGGCTATTGCCCTTATACACTCTCGCTTTAGTACGAACACATTCCCAAGCTGGGAGCGTGCGCATCCATATCGCTACATGATTCATAACGGAGAAATTAATACGTTGCGCGGTAACGTGAACTGGATGCACGCCCGCCAGACGATGTGCGAATCGGAGCTGTTTGGCACGGAGTTGGATAAGATTAAGCCTGTGATCGACCACGATGGTTCGGATACGGCGATGTTCGATAACACGTTCGAGTTTCTATATTTAGCAGGACGGCCGTTAACCCATGTGGCCATGATGATGGTACCAGAACCATGGTCCAACCATGACACGATGGATGCGGCAAGAAAACAATTTTACGAATACCATAGCTGTGTGATGGAGCCTTGGGACGGACCTGCTGCCATGGCCTTTACAGATGGCGTGCAAATTGTGGCCACACTAGACCGCAACGGCTTGCGTCCTTCGCGTTACTATGTGACGAAAGACGACCATATTATTTTAAGCTCGGAAGCAGGCGTGCTCGACATCGCACCGGAGAGCATTTTGTACAAAGATCGTCTGCGTCCAGGTCGCATGCTCGTTGTTGATACGGAGCAAGGCCGAATCATCGCAGATGAAGAAGTTAAGCAGAGCATTGCTGCTGAGCATCCGTATGGCGAATGGCTGGAGGAGCATTTGGTTGATCTGTCTGATTTGCCGGATGCACCAGAAGTGCCGGAACCGAAGCACGAAAGCGTGCAGCAGCGTCAGCAAGCATTTGGCTACACGTTTGAGGAGCTGCGCAAAGTGTTGGAGCCGATGGCGTCCAGCGGCGTGGAGCCTATCGGTTCGATGGGCTACGATGCTCCGTTAGCGGTGTTGTCGGAGCGCCCACAGCGCTTGTACAACTACTTCAAGCAGCTGTTCGCGCAGGTGACGAATCCGCCGATTGATGCAATCCGTGAAGAAATCGTTACGGCAACAGGCACGACAATCGGTCCGGAGCGCAACTTGTTGCTGCCAGAGCCGGAAAGCTGCCGCCACATTAAATTGGCGACGCCATTCTTATCGAATGAGCAATTTGCGAAGCTAAGACATATTCGCCGTCCAGGCTTTAAATCGATTACGTTGCCGATTTTGTTTACAGCAGCAGACGGAGCAGAGGGCTTGCGTCAAGCGCTGCACACGATGTGCGAAGCGGCGGATCGGGTTATTAGCAAAGGACATAACGTCATTATTATGTCCGACCGTGGCATTGATGCGGAGAATGCAGCAATCCCGGCATTGCTTGCTGTATCGAGCCTGCATCACCATTTGATTAAACAAGGCACACGCACAAAGGTCGCGCTCCTTCTCGAATCAGGTGAGCCGCGCGAAGTGCATCATTACGCGCTGTTGCTTGGCTATGGCGTTAACGTCGTCAACCCTTATTTGGCGTTTGAATCGTTAGACGATATGATTCGTCAAGGGTTGCTGCGCGGTATAACGCACGAGAAAGCAGTTAAGAACTACATTAAAGCCGCCACTAAAGGCGTCGTTAAAATATTGTCCAAAATGGGCATTTCGACGGTACAGTCGTACCGCGGAGCGCAAATTTTTGAAGCGATCGGTCTGAAATCGGACTTTATTGACCGTTACTTTACATGGACACCGTCGCGTATTGGCGGTATCGGATTGGAAGAAGTTACGCGCGAAACGTTGATTCATCATGAACGCGCGTTCTCTGAACAAGAAGGCCGTGATACAGAACTTGACTCCGGTGGCGATTACCAATGGCGCAAAAACGGGGAGGACCATCTGTTCAACCCGCAGACGATTCATACTTTGCAAGAGTCTTGTCGTAAAGGCGATTACAAGTTGTTTAAAAAGTATACGAAGCTCGTGCAAGGTGAATATGCGCAAAATGGCACACTTCGTTCCATGTTTGAGCTGAAGCCGGCAGGTCCTGCTGTGCCACTGGAAGAAGTCGAATCCGTCGAATCGATCGTGCGCCGCTTCAAGACGGGCGCGATGTCGTTCGGTTCGATCTCGAAGGAAGCACATGAGACGCTCGCGATTGCGATGAACCGCATCGGCGGCAAGTCGAACTCAGGTGAAGGCGGAGAAGATTCAGGCCGCTTCTTCCGTGACAGCAACGGCGACTGGCGTCGCAGTGCGATTAAGCAAGTTGCTTCGGGTCGCTTTGGCGTAACTTCGAACTACTTGGTTAACGCGGACGAGATTCAAATTAAGATGGCCCAAGGCGCGAAGCCAGGTGAAGGCGGACAGCTTCCAGGACGCAAAGTGTATCCATGGGTAGCTGAAGTACGCGGCTCTACACCAGGTGTTGGTCTGATCTCGCCACCGCCGCACCACGACATTTACTCGATCGAGGATTTGGCGGAGCTGATTTACGATTTGAAAAATGCGAACCCGCAGGCACGCATCAACGTCAAGCTCGTATCCGAGGTTGGTGTGGGTACGATTGCGGCTGGGGTAGCGAAAGGCCGTGCTGACGTTATTCTCGTCAGCGGCTATGATGGCGGCACAGGTGCATCGCCACAAGGTTCGATCCGCCATGCGGGTCTGCCGTGGGAGCTTGGACTTGCCGAGACGCATCAGACGCTAATATTGAACAATTTGCGTGACCGGATCGTCTTGGAGACGGACGGCAAAATGATGACGGGCCGCGATTTGGCGGTTGCAGCATTGCTTGGCGCCGAAGAGTACGGCTTCTCGACAGCACCGCTCGTCGTTGTCGGCTGCATCATGATGCGCGTCTGCCAGCTGGACACATGTCCGGTCGGTGTCGCTACGCAGAACCCAGAGCTGCGCAAAAACTTTACAGGTGACCCGCAGCACGTCGTCAACTTCATGCTCTTTGTTGCACAAGAGTTGCGTGAGCTGATGGCAGAACTCGGGTTCCGTACATTAGATGAGATGATCGGTCGTACCGAATGCTTGAATATTAAAGAAGCTTCCGACCATTGGAAGGCGAAGCATCTTGATCTGTCAGCCCTGCTGCACCAGCCGGAGCTGCCGGAAGGCTCCTCACGTATTAACGTGCGACAGCAAAATCACGGCTTGGAAGAGACACTCGACATGCAGCAGCTCGTACCACTTGCTGCCCCTGCATTGGAGCGTCAAGAAGCTGTCGAGGCTGTGTTGCCGATCTGCAACGTGAACCGGGCGACGGGGACGATTTTGGGCAGCGAAGTGACACGCCGTTACGGCGCTGCGGGCTTGCCGGATGACACGATTCGCTTCACGTTTATCGGGTCGGCTGGTCAGAGCTTAGGTGCTTTCGTGCCGCGCGGAATTACGTTAATGGTCGAGGGCGACAGTAACGACTACGTGGGGAAAGGTTTGTCTGGTGGCAAAATTATTGTCACGCCGTCTACAAAATCAACGTTTGCTGCGGAAGAGAACATCATTATCGGAAATACAGCATTTTACGGGGCAACGAGTGGCGAAGCTTACATTCGTGGTATCGCAGGCGAGCGCTTTGCGGTACGGAACTCGGGCGTCAACGTTGTCGTTGAAGGCGTAGGCGACCACGGCTGTGAGTATATGACAGGCGGACGCGTCCTTGTTCTCGGTCAGACCGGGCGCAACTTTGCGGCAGGGATGTCAGGCGGTATTGCGTACGTGTTGGATACGGATCGCACCTTCGTTCAGCGCTGCAACTTGGAGATGGTGCTGCTAGAGCCGATTGAAGATGAGCAGGAAGAAGCAGCAGTTAAAGCGATGATTGAAAAGCATGTTCAGTATACAGGCAGTACACATGGTGAACGTTTACTGTCCAACTGGGAAACGACGTTGTCGCAGTTAGTGAAAGTTATTCCGAAAGATTATAAGCGGATGCTAGAGCAAATCGCGACGATGCAAAATAAAGGCTTGAGCGGCGAAGCCGCGCTGTTGGCCGCGTTTGAAGCCAATATGCGCGAATTATCCCGTGTTGGCGGCAACTAA
- a CDS encoding MFS transporter: MTMMQSPWSIYRTFTREMNVFIGASMISAIGSALMWPLTTMFVYSVLERSQAEAGFVIFMQMLGGVLGQFVGGSLYYRLGVRRLLIGSLAVASCLQVSLIVTAYGEWWIYVTAMFLLGLMTSMSMPAIQSFIGFRWAERRTELFSAIYAANNLGVAIGTALAGVLAAISFNFSFFINGMTSAAFALFFYFYLKNWKEDGMSVQQQAKLQSKLQSKQDDVHSDVGHDRADTQKNTKSSSIRRMTIKISSDQAHVSSSSKETSTFQQARVSSDEDESGVLSEQSLWYKLKQVHIYLFMALGSLCIWFANSMWNSGVSPHITDEKMEPITYSALWTLNGLVIFFGQPFIMWLKSKIAKLLTSQLIWSAVFYSLAYMVMLIFPFYPGFVLAMVLATIGEMLVSPAVPAFIADKAGRGAPFYMGLTGGIGWSGRMIGPLLLGITYDYSGLTGVAAISLVVAVAAIASYATHASLQKRGRQLEKSSETHSFDRCS, from the coding sequence ATGACAATGATGCAATCTCCTTGGAGCATTTATCGCACCTTTACCCGTGAAATGAACGTGTTTATCGGTGCAAGCATGATTAGCGCAATTGGCAGTGCCCTCATGTGGCCTCTGACCACGATGTTTGTCTATTCGGTTCTGGAACGTTCGCAGGCCGAGGCGGGCTTCGTTATTTTTATGCAAATGCTTGGAGGCGTACTAGGGCAATTCGTTGGTGGAAGTCTTTATTATCGGTTAGGCGTACGTCGTCTGTTGATTGGATCGTTAGCGGTAGCATCTTGCCTGCAAGTGTCCCTAATTGTGACGGCATACGGGGAATGGTGGATATACGTGACAGCTATGTTTCTGTTGGGACTGATGACGTCCATGTCGATGCCAGCCATCCAATCGTTTATCGGTTTTCGTTGGGCAGAGCGGAGAACAGAACTGTTTAGTGCCATTTATGCGGCGAACAACTTGGGTGTCGCGATTGGTACGGCTTTAGCCGGAGTGCTGGCCGCTATTTCCTTTAATTTCTCATTTTTCATTAACGGCATGACTTCTGCGGCATTTGCGCTGTTCTTTTATTTTTATTTAAAGAATTGGAAGGAAGACGGGATGTCCGTTCAGCAGCAGGCAAAGCTGCAATCGAAGCTGCAATCGAAGCAGGATGACGTCCATTCAGATGTTGGCCATGATCGAGCGGATACACAAAAAAATACGAAATCATCATCGATCCGCAGAATGACGATTAAGATAAGTTCCGATCAGGCGCATGTAAGCAGCAGTTCGAAGGAGACTAGTACATTCCAACAAGCTAGAGTGTCTTCTGATGAGGATGAGAGTGGCGTGCTATCAGAACAAAGCCTATGGTACAAGCTAAAGCAGGTTCATATTTATTTGTTTATGGCACTTGGCTCCTTGTGTATATGGTTTGCCAACTCGATGTGGAACAGTGGGGTGTCACCACATATCACTGATGAGAAGATGGAACCGATCACATACAGCGCATTATGGACGCTGAACGGGTTAGTTATCTTTTTCGGACAGCCTTTTATTATGTGGTTAAAAAGTAAAATAGCCAAGTTACTAACCTCGCAATTGATTTGGAGTGCGGTATTTTACAGTCTTGCTTATATGGTTATGTTAATATTCCCATTCTATCCGGGCTTTGTGTTGGCTATGGTACTGGCAACGATAGGGGAAATGCTCGTATCTCCGGCTGTACCTGCATTTATCGCAGATAAGGCTGGACGGGGGGCCCCCTTTTATATGGGGCTTACGGGAGGAATTGGATGGTCTGGCCGTATGATAGGCCCGTTGCTATTGGGCATAACGTATGATTACAGTGGGCTTACAGGTGTCGCCGCTATTTCTCTTGTCGTCGCAGTGGCCGCTATTGCATCTTATGCCACACATGCTTCTTTACAGAAGCGGGGAAGGCAGTTGGAAAAATCGAGCGAAACCCATTCTTTTGACAGATGTTCATAA
- a CDS encoding helix-turn-helix domain-containing protein — MSTGNRIAELREYKGWTQEELASMVGITRAALSHYEKNRRKPDFETLTKLADLFGVSIDYLVGRTEKTDLTLDPSVRDFADELELADEALLKKFRLTVDGRELTDEEARRFIAFVRAERSMRP; from the coding sequence ATGAGTACCGGAAACCGAATCGCAGAACTGCGAGAGTATAAAGGATGGACGCAAGAAGAATTAGCATCAATGGTGGGCATTACACGTGCAGCTTTGTCGCACTACGAAAAAAACCGCCGCAAGCCGGATTTTGAAACCTTAACAAAGTTAGCTGATCTTTTTGGTGTATCTATTGACTATTTAGTAGGAAGAACAGAAAAAACGGATCTCACCTTGGATCCATCTGTGCGAGACTTTGCAGATGAGCTGGAGTTGGCAGACGAAGCGTTATTGAAAAAATTCCGCTTAACTGTAGATGGACGCGAACTAACCGATGAGGAAGCTCGGCGCTTTATCGCTTTCGTACGCGCAGAGCGCTCGATGCGCCCCTAG
- a CDS encoding tyrosine-protein phosphatase, with product MIDIHCHLLPGIDDGPATEAEALRLAAEAVRQGVRVIIATPHHATKRYSNERELIRAKVKSLIALLDKHRVPLKVLPGQEMRLTKHYAQDFEAGAWQPLADSRYMLIEWPSTGMPDDFLDFVRYAKQRRLQVIVAHPERNRSIIRKPELALALIEHGVLFQLTAKSLLGGFGLKAKRTARALCRQRCVHFLASDAHHVQRRGFHMREGYRELRRYMGAFYAEAVKRNAVKLVAGESIVPFRTASVQAHHSLLLIKGGFDA from the coding sequence ATGATAGATATTCATTGCCATTTGCTGCCTGGTATCGATGATGGCCCAGCTACCGAAGCTGAAGCGCTCCGCTTAGCGGCTGAAGCTGTGCGACAAGGTGTGCGAGTGATCATCGCCACTCCACACCATGCCACGAAGCGATACTCCAACGAGCGAGAGCTTATTCGCGCCAAAGTAAAATCACTGATTGCGCTGCTCGACAAGCATCGCGTACCCCTTAAAGTACTGCCAGGCCAAGAGATGCGTCTGACCAAGCATTATGCCCAAGACTTTGAGGCTGGTGCGTGGCAGCCGTTGGCGGACAGCCGCTATATGTTAATCGAATGGCCGTCTACAGGTATGCCGGACGACTTTCTCGATTTTGTTCGCTATGCGAAGCAGAGACGCTTGCAAGTGATTGTGGCACATCCAGAGCGCAACCGCTCGATTATTCGCAAGCCGGAGCTGGCCTTAGCGCTGATCGAGCATGGCGTACTGTTTCAATTAACAGCCAAATCGCTGCTCGGCGGCTTTGGCCTCAAAGCGAAGCGCACAGCGCGGGCATTGTGCCGCCAGCGCTGCGTTCATTTCTTGGCATCGGACGCTCATCATGTACAGCGTCGCGGATTTCATATGCGCGAAGGGTATAGAGAGCTGCGCCGCTATATGGGGGCATTTTATGCTGAAGCGGTCAAGCGAAACGCGGTCAAGCTCGTAGCGGGTGAGTCTATTGTGCCGTTTCGCACGGCTTCTGTGCAGGCTCATCATTCCCTGCTCCTCATTAAAGGAGGCTTTGACGCGTAA
- a CDS encoding YveK family protein — protein sequence MELDLKHMLHTIWKRKWLVASIVLVAITASAYYSYVVLKPIYEASTKLIVNKTRIEQGESHVNLNDLNANIQLISTYKELVRTNWVVNDVLKAKPDLNMTAEQLLENIKVSSMNDTQVMTISVRDESYARAVDIVSKITEVFMVKIPQLMEVDNVTLLTGADPKANAKPVKPNPVLNITVVAAIALLISTATVFILQYFDHAVYSEEDVEGAIQLPTLVVVPKMTRRDFKKPNMKTRSQQEDDNYAASL from the coding sequence ATGGAACTCGATTTAAAGCATATGCTCCATACGATTTGGAAGCGGAAATGGCTTGTTGCGTCCATTGTATTGGTAGCGATTACAGCATCAGCCTATTACAGCTACGTCGTCCTTAAGCCTATATACGAGGCATCCACTAAACTCATTGTCAACAAGACACGCATCGAACAAGGCGAAAGCCATGTAAACCTGAATGACTTGAACGCAAATATCCAGCTTATTTCAACTTATAAAGAATTAGTTCGAACGAATTGGGTCGTTAACGATGTATTAAAGGCGAAACCCGACTTGAACATGACTGCTGAACAATTGCTTGAAAATATTAAAGTATCCTCGATGAACGACACGCAGGTGATGACGATTTCGGTCAGAGATGAGTCTTATGCGCGTGCCGTCGATATAGTTAGTAAAATTACAGAAGTGTTTATGGTTAAAATTCCTCAACTCATGGAAGTCGATAATGTCACGTTGTTGACGGGTGCTGATCCGAAGGCGAACGCGAAGCCGGTAAAGCCGAATCCGGTGCTGAACATAACCGTTGTAGCTGCTATTGCGCTACTGATCAGCACGGCAACCGTGTTTATTCTTCAATATTTTGATCATGCGGTGTACAGCGAAGAAGATGTTGAAGGTGCGATTCAGCTGCCAACGCTTGTCGTTGTTCCGAAAATGACACGGCGCGACTTTAAAAAGCCGAATATGAAGACGCGATCCCAGCAGGAGGACGACAACTATGCTGCGTCACTTTGA
- a CDS encoding CpsD/CapB family tyrosine-protein kinase, with protein MLRHFDKHALLATRNPLSPVSEAYRSLCTQLQFIGNDVNVWTPRVMAVMSSGVGEGKTTTVTNMAITYAMEGKRVLLIDGDLRRSRLHRIFGMDMGRGLSHLLRGGHDAADIARETGVRNLSLITAGANDYNYGELLALSGFELFLERAREVYDVILFDSPPVLVVNDAKLIASCCDGVLLVVKAGVTKREALMKAKQQLERVQANILGVVLNEGEQLSKGEWRAYFKQVRRTARE; from the coding sequence ATGCTGCGTCACTTTGATAAGCATGCGCTGCTTGCCACGCGTAATCCACTGTCTCCGGTATCGGAGGCGTATCGTTCACTATGTACACAGCTCCAATTTATAGGGAACGACGTTAACGTGTGGACGCCACGCGTTATGGCGGTTATGTCTTCGGGTGTCGGTGAAGGGAAGACAACTACGGTTACGAATATGGCGATTACATACGCAATGGAAGGTAAACGAGTATTGCTGATCGACGGTGATTTGCGCCGATCCAGATTGCACCGCATTTTTGGCATGGATATGGGGAGAGGGCTGAGTCATTTGCTCCGCGGTGGGCACGACGCCGCAGATATAGCTCGGGAGACAGGGGTACGCAATTTGTCCCTCATTACGGCTGGCGCTAACGATTATAACTATGGAGAGCTGCTTGCTTTAAGCGGCTTTGAACTTTTTTTGGAACGAGCTCGAGAAGTTTATGATGTCATTTTGTTTGATAGTCCGCCGGTGCTCGTTGTTAACGATGCCAAGTTAATTGCTTCCTGTTGCGATGGTGTGCTGCTCGTCGTCAAGGCGGGGGTCACGAAGCGTGAAGCCTTAATGAAAGCCAAACAGCAGTTGGAACGTGTCCAAGCGAACATACTGGGCGTTGTGCTGAATGAAGGCGAGCAACTGAGTAAAGGCGAATGGCGGGCTTATTTCAAACAAGTGCGTCGCACAGCGCGGGAATAA
- a CDS encoding polysaccharide biosynthesis protein, translating into MSKTKRLMLLLGLDFALAGFSVYWAFVSFYGIDFYRSHLVEYVSFAFITMCLSVCCLYRFKLYNRVWEYASVSELISILKAVFVSAALSYSLSLLVMEQAVSLLIALTTLETLILTIGGTRFIWRMVRSRIAHNMPQAQPCYRALIVGAGRCGSMVAKELLQCRSKNTTPVCFVDDDIRKHRLEVHGIPVEGGRALIPYLVEKYGITDIVIAMPSAAKAETNHIVEISKRTKARLRIIPILNDLIQGKVKLQHVQDINVEDLLGREPVSVQLDQIATYVTGKTVLVTGAGGSIGAELCRQIALFKPSRLLLLGHGENSIHSIEVELRQKYDQLAIDSLIADVKDKERMDELFAHYAPQVVFHAAAHKHVPLMERNPAEAVKNNVLGTKCVAECAHQYGAERFVYVSSDKAVNPTSVMGATKRVAEMIVQGLSTRSSTMFVAVRFGNVLGTRGSVIPHFQQQIMQGGPVTVTHQEMTRYFMTIPEAVQLVIQAGSLAKGGELFVLDMGKPVKIVDLATNLIRLSGFEPNVDIPIVFSGLRPGEKLYEELLTEEEELSSTTHDRIFIGNPMLMPSLMLETGLMNLERSLTDDAETVREALQKLVPAYSWLKPITVAPAAHAIAFNPHRSSSDWPEKKWSLV; encoded by the coding sequence ATGAGCAAGACTAAACGTTTAATGCTGTTGCTCGGTCTTGATTTTGCTTTGGCAGGCTTTAGTGTATATTGGGCCTTTGTGTCTTTTTATGGGATAGACTTTTATAGAAGTCATTTGGTGGAGTATGTGAGCTTTGCATTCATTACGATGTGCCTTTCAGTGTGCTGTTTATACCGTTTTAAGTTGTATAACCGGGTATGGGAATACGCGAGCGTGTCTGAACTCATTTCCATTTTAAAGGCCGTGTTTGTTAGCGCAGCACTCTCTTATAGTTTGTCTTTGCTCGTGATGGAGCAGGCTGTATCGCTGCTGATAGCGTTAACGACATTGGAAACGCTTATCTTGACGATAGGTGGTACCCGCTTTATTTGGCGCATGGTTCGGTCGCGTATCGCACACAACATGCCGCAAGCACAGCCTTGTTATCGTGCGCTTATTGTTGGGGCAGGTCGTTGTGGAAGTATGGTTGCGAAGGAACTGCTCCAATGCCGCAGCAAAAATACGACGCCTGTCTGTTTCGTTGATGACGATATACGGAAGCACCGTTTAGAGGTTCACGGTATTCCGGTCGAGGGCGGACGGGCACTAATTCCTTATTTAGTTGAAAAATATGGCATCACAGACATCGTTATCGCGATGCCCTCGGCAGCAAAGGCGGAAACGAATCACATCGTTGAAATTAGCAAACGAACGAAGGCAAGACTGCGGATCATTCCGATCTTAAATGATCTGATTCAAGGAAAAGTTAAACTTCAGCATGTTCAGGACATTAACGTGGAAGATTTGCTAGGAAGAGAACCTGTATCGGTTCAATTGGATCAAATCGCTACATACGTCACGGGAAAAACGGTGCTAGTCACGGGAGCGGGCGGTTCGATTGGCGCAGAGTTGTGCCGCCAAATTGCCTTATTCAAGCCGAGCCGTCTATTGTTGCTTGGGCACGGCGAGAACAGCATCCACTCCATTGAGGTGGAGCTACGGCAAAAATACGATCAGCTCGCGATTGACTCGCTGATTGCAGACGTCAAAGATAAAGAGCGAATGGACGAGTTGTTCGCTCACTATGCGCCGCAAGTTGTATTTCATGCCGCGGCACACAAGCATGTTCCGCTTATGGAGCGCAACCCGGCTGAAGCGGTAAAGAACAATGTGCTGGGCACCAAATGTGTGGCGGAATGCGCGCATCAGTATGGTGCAGAGCGCTTTGTGTACGTGTCGTCGGATAAGGCCGTGAATCCGACGAGTGTGATGGGGGCGACGAAGCGGGTCGCTGAAATGATCGTGCAAGGTTTAAGCACGCGCAGCAGCACGATGTTTGTTGCTGTTCGCTTCGGCAATGTGCTGGGCACGCGGGGGAGTGTTATCCCGCATTTTCAGCAGCAAATCATGCAGGGCGGACCGGTAACGGTCACCCATCAAGAGATGACGCGCTACTTTATGACGATACCAGAGGCGGTACAGCTCGTTATTCAAGCTGGCTCGTTAGCTAAAGGTGGCGAGCTGTTCGTGCTGGATATGGGCAAGCCTGTCAAAATCGTCGACTTGGCCACTAACTTGATCCGTTTGTCGGGCTTTGAGCCAAACGTCGATATTCCGATTGTTTTTTCCGGACTTCGTCCAGGCGAAAAATTGTATGAAGAGCTGCTAACCGAAGAAGAGGAGCTGTCATCTACGACGCACGATCGGATTTTTATCGGCAATCCGATGTTAATGCCTTCTCTTATGTTGGAGACAGGGCTGATGAACTTGGAGCGATCGTTGACAGATGATGCGGAGACGGTCAGAGAAGCGTTGCAGAAGTTGGTGCCAGCCTATTCATGGCTGAAACCGATAACGGTGGCACCTGCTGCGCATGCCATAGCGTTCAATCCACACCGTTCATCATCGGATTGGCCGGAGAAGAAGTGGTCGCTCGTCTAA